Proteins found in one Mycoplasma sp. 1578d genomic segment:
- the yidC gene encoding membrane protein insertase YidC, translating to MERSDKFNYFLQNKDPGERRKKLLKRSWKWLKIITVIIVLGFTLTGCIQSFVIKQSTNVGAGLEFTSSKDKIGPKVTVLEEQKETLELPSSGENSETTKININTYKQNTNANPYISNQTVLDQVKKQLNGQDGEKGYFGRDNTYSSGIVLNKDKDTIYHNQNNNYLVAAISARSDIKRELPDYNFVNEIKDIYFFNFYSKENNKIEFLKYLKPNKSESEKTELTSNAKDAINNGVISVGWVSGLSKLDPYTETKISSINGENKFEQQEKLLIKKFNRDVLQMFYNKTFAPDSDFVKQLGKDPSLFLKEKIDQAQINAQAKKPVLFTLTPKQEVLIQEYIKLMGSWFSQTGYTLQDKTAFDPKEEAQNSDQNAKATSANSNENKTAEKPQDPRTYLYDQNLIQIDNNVNRLTFQDPLPLLNISTWGKAWKYGPFYGIFVYPTSAVINALSEWIGILNGWGTIIVIFLVTFIIRGAVFALTFKSTAKMSVQEELKSKRAIIEAKYADFENNKAMKARKAQELQALNKKYNISFLDTIGAQILTLPIFITMWRAIQIIPSIKSTEWLGINFSSTSYTKVGEGEFIYLLVLVIAVLIQLISSVLPMLLNKKRYKERTSLKEQQALKKQERTQRIMIIVFTVFVILFSAGVQIYWIFTGLFTIIQTLVMWRVKKTQWFKDRFSLKALARQ from the coding sequence ATGGAAAGATCAGATAAATTTAATTATTTTTTACAAAATAAAGATCCTGGCGAAAGAAGAAAAAAACTCCTTAAAAGAAGTTGAAAATGACTCAAAATTATTACAGTTATAATTGTTTTAGGATTCACATTAACAGGGTGTATTCAGTCATTTGTAATTAAGCAATCAACCAATGTCGGAGCTGGACTTGAATTTACTAGTTCAAAAGATAAAATAGGACCTAAAGTTACAGTTCTCGAAGAACAAAAAGAAACTTTAGAATTACCTTCTTCAGGCGAAAATTCTGAAACAACCAAAATAAATATCAATACCTATAAACAAAATACCAACGCAAACCCATATATTTCAAATCAAACAGTTTTAGATCAAGTTAAAAAACAATTAAACGGACAAGACGGAGAAAAGGGTTATTTCGGAAGAGATAATACTTATTCATCAGGTATTGTTTTAAATAAAGATAAAGATACTATTTATCATAATCAAAACAATAATTATTTAGTCGCTGCAATTAGTGCTCGAAGTGATATTAAACGTGAATTACCTGACTATAATTTTGTTAATGAAATTAAAGATATTTACTTTTTTAATTTTTATAGTAAAGAAAATAACAAAATAGAATTTTTAAAATATCTTAAACCAAATAAATCAGAATCTGAAAAAACAGAACTCACATCTAATGCAAAAGATGCAATTAATAATGGAGTTATTTCTGTTGGATGAGTTTCTGGTTTATCAAAACTTGATCCATACACTGAGACCAAAATTTCGAGCATAAACGGTGAGAACAAATTTGAACAGCAAGAAAAACTTTTAATCAAAAAGTTTAATAGAGATGTTCTTCAAATGTTTTACAATAAAACTTTTGCTCCTGATTCAGATTTTGTTAAACAATTAGGAAAAGATCCTTCTTTATTCTTAAAAGAAAAAATTGATCAAGCACAAATTAATGCACAAGCTAAAAAACCAGTTTTATTTACCTTAACTCCAAAACAAGAAGTTTTAATTCAAGAATACATTAAATTAATGGGTTCGTGATTTTCACAAACTGGTTATACTTTACAAGATAAAACTGCGTTTGATCCAAAAGAAGAAGCTCAAAATTCGGACCAAAATGCCAAAGCTACAAGTGCAAATTCTAACGAAAACAAAACAGCTGAAAAACCACAAGATCCAAGAACATATTTATACGACCAAAATCTAATTCAAATTGATAATAATGTAAATCGACTTACATTTCAAGATCCATTACCTTTACTAAATATTTCTACATGAGGTAAGGCTTGAAAATATGGTCCATTTTATGGGATCTTTGTTTATCCAACTTCGGCAGTTATCAATGCACTTTCTGAATGAATTGGAATTTTAAATGGCTGAGGAACTATTATTGTTATCTTCCTTGTGACTTTTATTATTAGAGGAGCAGTATTTGCTTTAACCTTTAAATCAACAGCTAAAATGTCTGTACAAGAAGAATTAAAAAGCAAAAGAGCTATTATTGAAGCTAAATATGCAGATTTTGAGAATAATAAAGCAATGAAAGCTCGAAAAGCTCAAGAACTCCAAGCATTAAATAAAAAGTATAACATTTCCTTTTTAGATACTATTGGTGCTCAAATTTTAACTTTACCAATCTTTATTACAATGTGAAGGGCAATTCAAATTATTCCTTCAATTAAATCAACTGAATGATTAGGAATTAATTTCAGTTCAACATCATATACTAAAGTTGGTGAAGGAGAATTTATTTACTTATTAGTGCTGGTAATTGCAGTATTAATTCAATTAATTTCTTCAGTACTTCCGATGTTATTGAACAAGAAAAGATATAAAGAAAGAACTTCGCTCAAAGAGCAACAAGCACTCAAAAAACAAGAAAGAACACAAAGAATTATGATCATTGTGTTTACTGTGTTTGTTATTCTCTTTTCAGCAGGGGTGCAAATTTATTGAATTTTCACCGGATTATTTACAATCATTCAAACGCTAGTGATGTGAAGAGTTAAGAAAACACAATGATTTAAAGATCGTTTCTCATTAAAAGCACTGGCAAGGCAATAA
- a CDS encoding DUF402 domain-containing protein, with amino-acid sequence MEREFKNLKVGQIINVQGYKFNGFLYRQWNSAKVIFNNSRHIVLFLHRTKVSDYNKKINYWRYSENALWFFPKNSYFNAILLLKRNSKIYHYINLASKPVFEDETIKFIDFDLDIKCYPGKDIQLVDRDEFLKNSVLMKYPVQFKKTVFDEITRVFELYANYKYFFNPQILGYYVDILYKDKLIEKKFYDNFIKTNVQEYSDEFSMFSDLMKK; translated from the coding sequence ATGGAACGAGAATTTAAAAATTTAAAAGTAGGACAAATAATTAATGTCCAAGGTTATAAATTTAATGGATTTTTATATCGTCAATGAAATTCAGCTAAAGTTATTTTTAATAATTCTAGACACATTGTGCTATTCTTGCACAGAACCAAAGTTAGCGATTATAACAAAAAGATTAATTATTGAAGATACAGCGAAAACGCGTTATGGTTTTTTCCTAAAAATTCATATTTTAATGCAATTTTATTGCTTAAAAGAAATTCTAAGATTTATCATTATATAAATTTGGCTTCTAAACCTGTTTTTGAAGATGAGACTATTAAATTTATTGATTTTGATCTAGATATTAAATGTTATCCAGGCAAAGATATTCAGCTTGTTGATAGAGACGAATTCTTAAAAAATAGTGTTCTGATGAAATATCCTGTTCAATTTAAAAAAACTGTTTTTGACGAAATAACCCGTGTTTTTGAATTATATGCCAATTATAAATATTTCTTTAACCCACAAATTCTCGGATATTATGTTGACATTCTTTACAAAGACAAATTAATCGAAAAAAAGTTTTATGATAATTTCATCAAAACAAACGTTCAAGAATATAGTGATGAGTTCAGTATGTTTTCAGATTTAATGAAAAAATAA
- the rpmG gene encoding 50S ribosomal protein L33 has product MAREVYTLACTECKMENYISKKNKKNHPERVELSKHCSKCNKHTNHKEKK; this is encoded by the coding sequence ATGGCCAGAGAAGTTTACACATTAGCATGTACTGAGTGTAAAATGGAAAATTACATTTCAAAGAAAAACAAAAAAAATCATCCCGAAAGAGTAGAATTATCAAAACACTGCTCAAAATGCAACAAACACACAAATCACAAAGAGAAAAAGTAA
- a CDS encoding type III pantothenate kinase: protein MKKIVIFDIGNTNIKMNLFNTQTNQALQPEIIIGSSQYLIKKNQSKLINSLKKQLKNLQEPKSKIYIGSASIIFAQSLKNILNNTFNLQNIKIIDHSYDLNVQTLTRKEKVGLDILSCAGYANTFTKNSFVFMFGSASVAIEILNKTITGVSIAPGIGFSFHKLQQHLKKSASGNATWNYPIAFNLQMGLNTLNSVNSGTYRTFLGYIIAHLFLNQNVENKLINNIFITGGDINLIQNLQEQINRLFPHLKIHVCQAMVALGYLNAINKK, encoded by the coding sequence ATGAAAAAAATAGTTATTTTTGATATTGGTAATACTAATATCAAAATGAATCTTTTTAATACACAAACTAATCAAGCACTTCAACCAGAAATAATTATCGGATCTTCACAATATTTAATTAAAAAGAACCAAAGTAAGCTTATAAATTCACTTAAAAAACAGCTTAAAAATTTACAAGAACCAAAGTCAAAAATTTATATTGGAAGTGCTTCAATTATATTTGCTCAGAGTCTAAAAAATATTTTAAATAATACTTTTAATCTCCAAAACATTAAAATCATTGATCATAGTTATGATTTGAATGTGCAAACCCTTACAAGGAAAGAAAAAGTTGGATTAGATATCCTCTCATGTGCTGGGTATGCTAATACATTTACTAAAAATAGTTTTGTGTTTATGTTTGGAAGTGCTTCAGTGGCTATTGAAATCCTTAACAAAACTATCACTGGTGTTTCGATTGCTCCTGGTATTGGTTTTTCCTTTCACAAATTACAGCAACATTTGAAAAAATCTGCATCTGGAAATGCAACTTGAAATTATCCAATTGCCTTTAATTTACAAATGGGTCTAAATACTTTAAACTCGGTGAACAGTGGAACATATCGAACTTTTTTAGGGTATATTATCGCACACTTATTTTTAAATCAAAATGTTGAAAATAAACTTATAAACAATATTTTTATTACTGGGGGAGATATTAATCTTATCCAAAATTTGCAAGAGCAAATCAATCGATTATTTCCACATCTCAAAATTCATGTTTGTCAAGCAATGGTTGCTCTAGGATACTTAAATGCAATTAATAAAAAGTAA
- the coaBC gene encoding bifunctional phosphopantothenoylcysteine decarboxylase/phosphopantothenate--cysteine ligase CoaBC: MKVLLLITGSIAAIKSPQLIELLRKQKHKVQYALSPSARNFVPQFMLENCLANNWYQKNNSVHVDIVKWADRIIVYPATFNTIGKVASGIADSFITTVLSLVSFNKLIFAPAMNTKMYQNDFLQANLAKLKQLGATFIGPNYGKLKDGDTGIGRAIEPEQLIDFLENRPKKKVLLTFGYTRVNLDPVRVVCVPSSGKSGLALIQILAQKYDLTVISGNLEHLNNQIPAHVQIINIQTLQEYYTAVDEYIQQNDCFISLCAVSDLIFKTREQKIKKNEQIYFEYTIGKDVLKDIALKYPEKIKIGYALESENILENGKKKLISKNLDAIIINNAQTLASDQSSGYIILKNGHTSEFLHLDKYDLAIKIDQLLGQLWKK; this comes from the coding sequence ATGAAAGTCTTATTACTAATTACAGGGAGCATTGCTGCGATTAAATCTCCACAACTTATTGAGCTTTTAAGAAAACAAAAGCACAAGGTTCAATATGCCCTTTCGCCTTCTGCACGTAATTTTGTTCCTCAATTTATGCTAGAAAATTGCTTAGCAAATAATTGGTATCAAAAGAATAATTCTGTTCATGTAGATATTGTGAAATGAGCTGATAGAATAATTGTTTATCCAGCTACTTTTAATACTATTGGAAAAGTTGCTAGTGGGATAGCTGATAGTTTTATTACCACTGTTTTAAGTCTTGTAAGTTTTAATAAATTAATTTTTGCTCCGGCTATGAATACTAAAATGTATCAAAATGACTTTTTACAAGCTAATTTAGCAAAACTTAAACAACTCGGGGCAACATTTATCGGTCCAAATTATGGAAAACTTAAAGATGGAGACACAGGTATTGGTCGAGCAATCGAACCAGAACAGTTAATTGATTTTCTTGAAAATAGACCTAAAAAGAAGGTTTTATTAACTTTTGGATATACTAGAGTTAATCTTGATCCAGTTCGAGTTGTTTGCGTTCCTTCAAGCGGAAAAAGTGGATTAGCTTTAATCCAAATTCTAGCTCAAAAATACGATTTGACCGTTATTAGTGGGAATTTGGAACATTTAAACAATCAAATTCCTGCTCATGTACAAATCATTAACATTCAAACTCTACAAGAATACTACACTGCTGTTGATGAATATATTCAGCAAAATGATTGTTTTATCTCCCTTTGTGCTGTAAGTGATTTAATTTTTAAAACTCGTGAACAAAAAATTAAAAAGAATGAGCAAATTTATTTTGAATACACCATTGGGAAAGATGTATTAAAAGATATTGCTCTTAAATATCCAGAAAAAATTAAGATTGGTTATGCTCTAGAATCGGAAAATATCTTAGAAAACGGAAAGAAAAAACTCATTTCCAAAAACTTGGATGCTATTATTATTAACAATGCTCAAACTTTAGCAAGCGATCAGAGTAGTGGATATATTATTCTTAAAAATGGACACACAAGTGAATTTCTTCATTTAGACAAGTATGATTTAGCTATAAAAATTGATCAATTATTGGGACAATTATGAAAAAAATAG